From Natator depressus isolate rNatDep1 chromosome 7, rNatDep2.hap1, whole genome shotgun sequence, the proteins below share one genomic window:
- the LOC141991451 gene encoding phospholipase A and acyltransferase 3-like isoform X1 has protein sequence MEPIERQILPSPPRTLGQSEPEALPGVCVTAALDASVSCGSAQSAFETLRPADDEMKRSLKTEARGSLKTFPAIAELELGDMIEIFRFGYQHWVIYVGDGYVVHLAPPSEIPGAGFASLMSTLTNKALVKKERLLDVVGKHRYRVNNKHDRKFPPLPSGKIVRAAEQLVGQEMLYKVTSENCEHFVTELRYGVARSDQVRDVLVGVSVAGLGLAALGLLGVAVQRRRRQNQ, from the exons ATGGAGCCGATAGAGAGACAgatcctccccagccccccgcgcACACTGGGGCAAAGCGAGCCTGAAGCGCTGCCTGGAGTGTGTGTCACAGCGGCCTTGG ATGCATCAGTGAGCTGTGGCTCTGCGCAGTCTGCCTTCGAGACCCTAAGACCTGCAGACGACGAGATGAAAAGAAGCCTGAAAACAGAGGCCCGCGGCTCCTTGAAAAcattccctgccatt GCGGAGCTGGAACTGGGGGACATGATTGAGATCTTCCGCTTCGGATACCAGCACTGGGTCATCTACGTGGGAGACGGCTACGTTGTTCACCTGGCCCCCCCCA GTGAGATACCTGGGGCGGGCTTTGCCAGCCTGATGTCCACGCTGACCAACAAGGCCCTAGTGAAGAAGGAGCGTCTCCTGGATGTGGTAGGGAAGCACCGCTACCGAGTTAACAACAAGCATGACAGGAAGTTCCCCCCGCTGCCATCAGGGAAGATCGTGCGGGCCGCCGAGCAGCTGGTGGGCCAGGAGATGCTCTACAAAGTGACCAGTGAGAACTGCGAGCACTTCGTCACTGAGCTGAGATACGGCGTGGCCAGGAGTGACCAG GTGCGGGATGTCCTGGTGGGGGTGAGCgttgctgggctggggctggctgctcTGGGCCTCCTTGGGGTTGCAGTTCAAAGGAGAAGACGCCAGAACCAGTAA
- the LOC141991451 gene encoding phospholipase A and acyltransferase 3-like isoform X2 — translation MAAKPGTGKMRSGKVLRKAELELGDMIEIFRFGYQHWVIYVGDGYVVHLAPPSEIPGAGFASLMSTLTNKALVKKERLLDVVGKHRYRVNNKHDRKFPPLPSGKIVRAAEQLVGQEMLYKVTSENCEHFVTELRYGVARSDQVRDVLVGVSVAGLGLAALGLLGVAVQRRRRQNQ, via the exons ATGGCAGCCAAACCCGGAACAGGAAAGATGCGCAGTGGAAAGGTCTTAAGAAAG GCGGAGCTGGAACTGGGGGACATGATTGAGATCTTCCGCTTCGGATACCAGCACTGGGTCATCTACGTGGGAGACGGCTACGTTGTTCACCTGGCCCCCCCCA GTGAGATACCTGGGGCGGGCTTTGCCAGCCTGATGTCCACGCTGACCAACAAGGCCCTAGTGAAGAAGGAGCGTCTCCTGGATGTGGTAGGGAAGCACCGCTACCGAGTTAACAACAAGCATGACAGGAAGTTCCCCCCGCTGCCATCAGGGAAGATCGTGCGGGCCGCCGAGCAGCTGGTGGGCCAGGAGATGCTCTACAAAGTGACCAGTGAGAACTGCGAGCACTTCGTCACTGAGCTGAGATACGGCGTGGCCAGGAGTGACCAG GTGCGGGATGTCCTGGTGGGGGTGAGCgttgctgggctggggctggctgctcTGGGCCTCCTTGGGGTTGCAGTTCAAAGGAGAAGACGCCAGAACCAGTAA
- the LOC141991452 gene encoding phospholipase A and acyltransferase 3-like isoform X1, with amino-acid sequence MLLIRHLPADTSSPTPKETKSEITAQRVEEWHRETHSAFQTCGDAPAVCEYAGAGSSSIMSVLTDRAIVRKDRLRYVAGGDRYRVNNKYDGRCSPLPVSKILMEAESLVGQEMLYSVTSENCEHFVTKLRYGQPMCDQVRDTMLTVGAAGLGLAALGIIGVMVTRSRRQNQ; translated from the exons ATGCTGCTGATTAGGCACCTCCCAGCAGACACCAGTTCTCCAACGCCAAAGGAAACCAAAAGTGAAATCACGGCGCAGAGAGTAGAGGAGTGGCACAGAGAAACTCACTCGGCCTTCCAGACCTGTGGAGATGCCCCCGCTGTTT GTGAGTACGCAGGAGCTGGCTCCTCCAGCATCATGTCCGTGCTGACCGACCGAGCCATTGTGAGGAAGGACCGTCTCCGGTACGTTGCTGGTGGTGACAGGTACCGAGTCAACAACAAGTATGACGGGAGGTGCTCGCCGCTGCCGGTCAGCAAGATCCTTATGGAGGCCGAGTCTCTGGTGGGCCAGGAGATGCTGTACAGCGTCACCAGCGAGAACTGCGAGCACTTCGTCACCAAGCTGCGCTACGGCCAGCCCATGTGCGACCAG GTCAGGGACACCATGCTGACcgtgggtgctgcagggctgggtctggctgctctggggatcaTCGGAGTCATGGTCACAAGGTCCAGGCGTCAGAACCAATAG
- the LOC141991452 gene encoding phospholipase A and acyltransferase 3-like isoform X2: MPPLFEEPNPGDLLEIFRFGYQHWALYVGNGYVIHLAPPSEYAGAGSSSIMSVLTDRAIVRKDRLRYVAGGDRYRVNNKYDGRCSPLPVSKILMEAESLVGQEMLYSVTSENCEHFVTKLRYGQPMCDQVRDTMLTVGAAGLGLAALGIIGVMVTRSRRQNQ; encoded by the exons ATGCCCCCGCTGTTT GAGGAACCAAACCCTGGGGACCTGCTAGAGATTTTTCGCTTTGGATACCAACACTGGGCCCTCTATGTAGGAAATGGTTACGTCATCCACCTGGCCCCCCCCA GTGAGTACGCAGGAGCTGGCTCCTCCAGCATCATGTCCGTGCTGACCGACCGAGCCATTGTGAGGAAGGACCGTCTCCGGTACGTTGCTGGTGGTGACAGGTACCGAGTCAACAACAAGTATGACGGGAGGTGCTCGCCGCTGCCGGTCAGCAAGATCCTTATGGAGGCCGAGTCTCTGGTGGGCCAGGAGATGCTGTACAGCGTCACCAGCGAGAACTGCGAGCACTTCGTCACCAAGCTGCGCTACGGCCAGCCCATGTGCGACCAG GTCAGGGACACCATGCTGACcgtgggtgctgcagggctgggtctggctgctctggggatcaTCGGAGTCATGGTCACAAGGTCCAGGCGTCAGAACCAATAG
- the LOC141991453 gene encoding phospholipase A and acyltransferase 2-like isoform X2 yields MPLKGEEPKPGDLIEISRFGYWHWALYVGYGHVIHLAPPSEFAETGFSSLMSVVADRAMVRKEPLWAVVKGDDYRVNNKHDGKLPQRTVHQIIQEAESLVGKTMPYSVTSKNCEHFVTKLRYGVARSDQVRDAMVAGAVGIVGVGALVAVATFIGTLLSDNKQEDE; encoded by the exons ATGCCACTTAAAGGG GAGGAACCGAAGCCTGGGGACCTGATTGAGATTTCCCGCTTTGGATACTGGCACTGGGCCCTCTACGTGGGCTACGGACATGTCATCCACTTAGCGCCCCCCA GTGAGTTTGCCGaaactggattctccagtctGATGTCCGTGGTGGCTGATAGAGCCATGGTGAGAAAGGAACCCCTCTGGGCGGTGGTGAAAGGCGATGACTACCGGGTCAACAACAAGCACGACGGGAAGCTGCCCCAGCGGACTGTGCACCAGATTATCCAGGAGGCAGAGTCTCTGGTGGGGAAGACGATGCCATACAGTGTCACCAGCAAGAATTGCGAGCACTTCGTCACCAAGCTGCGCTACGGTGTGGCCAGGAGTGACCAG GTCCGAGATGCCATGGTTGCAGGGGCGGTGGGGATCGTGGGCGTAGGAGCCCTTGTAGCAGTTGCTACATTCATTGGCACATTGCTCTCTGACAACAAGCAGGAGGATGAATAA
- the LOC141991453 gene encoding phospholipase A and acyltransferase 2-like isoform X1, with protein MLILLQQEEPKPGDLIEISRFGYWHWALYVGYGHVIHLAPPSEFAETGFSSLMSVVADRAMVRKEPLWAVVKGDDYRVNNKHDGKLPQRTVHQIIQEAESLVGKTMPYSVTSKNCEHFVTKLRYGVARSDQVRDAMVAGAVGIVGVGALVAVATFIGTLLSDNKQEDE; from the exons ATGCTGATTTTGCTCCAACAGGAGGAACCGAAGCCTGGGGACCTGATTGAGATTTCCCGCTTTGGATACTGGCACTGGGCCCTCTACGTGGGCTACGGACATGTCATCCACTTAGCGCCCCCCA GTGAGTTTGCCGaaactggattctccagtctGATGTCCGTGGTGGCTGATAGAGCCATGGTGAGAAAGGAACCCCTCTGGGCGGTGGTGAAAGGCGATGACTACCGGGTCAACAACAAGCACGACGGGAAGCTGCCCCAGCGGACTGTGCACCAGATTATCCAGGAGGCAGAGTCTCTGGTGGGGAAGACGATGCCATACAGTGTCACCAGCAAGAATTGCGAGCACTTCGTCACCAAGCTGCGCTACGGTGTGGCCAGGAGTGACCAG GTCCGAGATGCCATGGTTGCAGGGGCGGTGGGGATCGTGGGCGTAGGAGCCCTTGTAGCAGTTGCTACATTCATTGGCACATTGCTCTCTGACAACAAGCAGGAGGATGAATAA